A single region of the Ptychodera flava strain L36383 chromosome 9, AS_Pfla_20210202, whole genome shotgun sequence genome encodes:
- the LOC139141222 gene encoding SH3 and cysteine-rich domain-containing protein 3-like: MEQVPPCKRAEFTKKNLLRRQRSLSDIFSRLSTAKDENDNTNKESEPESEVDFVYETIKCAKSLSGLAPGERHRHVYSHSGYETDGSDVTGRRPSIASTSSAVSSASLAKAQEARRSIMKGRSISLDHADPKLSKKGSVRKRSYAGCESKRSVSLPSDPQKGRVVYQYRDTDGEFSPFQGDLDTGQTYVALYPFEGTKTDDLSLTPGDLVAVLDKTSDQWWKGQKLREVGYFPSFCVERLEPWERVLRVTRSYNAPEHSDQLSLKRNQVLAP, encoded by the exons ATGGAGCAGGTCCCACCGTGTAAACGGGCGGAG TTCACGAAGAAGAACCTTCTACGGAGGCAACGGAGTCTCTCTGATATATTTTCTCGCTTATCCACGGCAAAAGACGAAAACGACAatactaacaaagaatcag AACCCGAAAGCGAAGTCGACTTCGTCTACGAGACCATCAAATGTGCCAAAAGTCTATCGGGGCTGGCCCCGGGCGAGAGGCATCGACATGTATATTCTCACAGTGGATATGAAACTGACGGAAGTGACGTCACAGGAAGGAGACCGTCCATAGCATCTACATCGTCAGCAGTTTCATCTGCAAG tCTTGCCAAAGCACAAGAAGCCCGCCGATCCATAATGAAGGGTAGAAGCATATCTCTCGACCACGCTG ATCCTAAACTATCAAAGAAGGGATCG GTCAGGAAACGTAGCTATGCAGGATGTGAATCAAAGCGTTCGGTGTCCTTACCATCCGACCCTCAGAAAGGCAGGGTTGTGTACCAGTATCGTGACACGGACGGCGAGTTTTCACCATTTCAG GGTGATCTTGACACTGGTCAGACTTACGTCGCCCTCTATCCATTTGAGGGAACGAAGACGGACGACCTGTCGCTCAC GCCTGGTGACCTAGTTGCTGTACTTGATAAAACAAGCGATCAATGGTGGAAG gGACAAAAACTGAGGGAAGTAGGTTATTTTCCGTCGTTCTGCGTTGAACGTTTAGAACCTTGGGAGCGCGTTCTGCGTGTCACAAGGAGCTACAACGCGCCGGAGCACTCCGACCAGCTATCCCTCAAACGCAACCAGGTACTGGCGCCATAG